The Epilithonimonas zeae genome contains a region encoding:
- a CDS encoding carbon-nitrogen hydrolase produces the protein MSKVKIGTVQMSCVADKQSNLNKAIEKIKEAAAKGAQIVCLQELFTSLYFCDVEDYDNFELAEPIPGPSTDALSPIAKELGVVIIASLFEKRAQGLYHNTTAVIDADGTYLGKYRKMHIPDDPAFYEKFYFTPGDLGYKVFPTKFGKVGVLICWDQWYPEASRITALMGADIMFYPTAIGWATDQDEETNQDQYNAWQTIQRSHSVANGVPVVSVNRVGFEQDGAMKFWGGSFVTNAQGKLLYLGSHDKEEVVVTEVDLSQTDYMRKHWPFLRDRRIETYSPITKRFIDED, from the coding sequence ATGTCAAAGGTTAAAATCGGAACAGTTCAGATGTCTTGTGTTGCTGATAAGCAATCAAACCTGAACAAAGCCATTGAAAAGATAAAAGAAGCCGCCGCAAAAGGGGCTCAAATTGTTTGCTTGCAGGAACTTTTTACATCATTGTATTTTTGTGATGTAGAAGACTACGATAATTTCGAACTGGCAGAACCAATTCCTGGTCCTTCAACAGATGCACTTTCTCCGATTGCTAAAGAATTGGGTGTTGTAATCATCGCTTCATTATTCGAAAAAAGAGCACAAGGTCTTTATCATAATACAACGGCTGTTATAGATGCAGACGGAACTTATCTTGGAAAATACCGTAAAATGCACATTCCTGATGACCCTGCTTTTTATGAAAAATTCTATTTCACACCAGGTGACTTGGGTTACAAGGTTTTCCCTACGAAATTTGGAAAAGTTGGTGTTTTGATTTGTTGGGACCAATGGTATCCGGAAGCTTCCAGAATTACAGCGTTGATGGGCGCAGATATTATGTTCTATCCAACAGCTATTGGTTGGGCAACCGACCAGGATGAAGAAACCAATCAAGATCAATACAATGCCTGGCAGACGATTCAGCGTTCTCACTCAGTTGCTAATGGTGTTCCTGTAGTTTCTGTCAATAGAGTAGGTTTTGAACAAGATGGCGCAATGAAATTTTGGGGTGGAAGTTTTGTGACCAATGCTCAAGGAAAACTGTTATATCTTGGTTCTCACGATAAGGAAGAAGTTGTTGTCACAGAAGTTGACCTGTCTCAAACCGATTATATGAGAAAACACTGGCCATTCCTGAGAGACAGAAGAATCGAAACTTATTCGCCGATTACAAAACGTTTTATTGACGAGGATTAA
- a CDS encoding S46 family peptidase produces MKKILLSAFALSTVMTFAQQYGGMWIPTEVNEKEMKELGMKISAKDIFNPEKASIKDAVVQFDGGCTAEIISGKGLLLTNHHCGYDNIQSHSTVENDLLTNGFWAKDMNGELPNPGVTVDFITDIKEVTKDILAGTNGISGKDLDAKIKQNTDAYIASQKPESYQKISVRSMYYGNKYYAYVIETYKDIRLVGAPPSAIGKYGSDTDNWVWPRHTGDFSMFRIYADKNNKPAEYSKDNIPYTPKHFLPISIKDKKEDDFTFVFGFPGRTTEYLPAVAVEKIMTEIDPAMISVRDVTLKTLDEKMRVDNATRIKYASKYARISNAWKKWQGEIEGLKKSNAIGKKQQYEQSLISKNPAIKTTIDGLNKLYNEQAPYALNRAYYSELPRNAETLALGSLFGSYVEAVENGTSSQKSLDNLKSRLSEIYKDYESGLDAKVTAKVIALYANKTPQQFLPAGFEKYKDVNQNVSTIENWAKNSVVMGSGKVNGATVYSDINKVFADQNTLIQALKNDPIVQLYAAIKGTYLKTTHDKVTSYQTEIDALQKQFMAQQMETDKDRKFFPDANSTLRVTYGKVKGSNPRDAVTYGYQTHLSGVMEKYIPGDYEFDLPKKLINLYNTKDYGIYKDKSGDVPVNFTATNHTTGGNSGSPALDAYGNLIGLNFDRQWEGTMSDINYDPKLCRNIMVDTKYILFVIDKYADAKWLINEMKVVK; encoded by the coding sequence ATGAAAAAAATTCTCTTATCAGCTTTTGCATTGTCAACAGTAATGACATTTGCTCAGCAATACGGAGGGATGTGGATTCCGACAGAAGTTAATGAAAAAGAAATGAAAGAACTTGGAATGAAAATCTCTGCAAAAGATATTTTCAATCCGGAAAAAGCGAGCATCAAAGACGCTGTAGTTCAGTTTGATGGTGGTTGTACTGCGGAAATTATTTCGGGAAAAGGATTGTTATTAACCAATCATCATTGTGGTTATGATAATATCCAGTCCCACTCAACAGTAGAAAATGACCTTTTGACCAACGGATTCTGGGCAAAAGATATGAATGGAGAATTACCAAATCCTGGAGTGACTGTAGATTTCATTACTGATATCAAAGAAGTTACAAAAGACATTCTTGCAGGAACTAACGGTATATCCGGAAAAGATCTGGATGCAAAAATCAAACAAAATACAGACGCTTATATTGCTTCTCAAAAACCTGAGAGCTATCAGAAAATATCCGTAAGATCTATGTATTATGGTAATAAATATTATGCTTATGTCATAGAAACTTACAAGGATATCCGTTTGGTTGGCGCACCACCTTCAGCGATTGGAAAATACGGTTCTGATACAGATAACTGGGTTTGGCCAAGACATACGGGAGATTTCTCGATGTTTAGAATCTACGCCGATAAGAACAACAAACCTGCAGAATATTCCAAAGATAATATTCCTTATACGCCGAAACATTTCTTGCCAATTTCTATCAAAGACAAGAAAGAAGATGATTTCACTTTTGTTTTCGGATTCCCAGGAAGAACAACGGAATATCTTCCTGCTGTAGCGGTTGAAAAAATAATGACGGAAATTGATCCGGCGATGATTTCTGTGCGTGATGTTACATTGAAAACACTTGATGAGAAGATGAGAGTGGACAACGCTACAAGAATAAAATACGCATCTAAGTATGCAAGAATCTCTAATGCTTGGAAAAAATGGCAAGGTGAAATCGAAGGTCTTAAAAAGTCTAATGCTATTGGGAAAAAGCAGCAATATGAGCAATCTTTGATTTCAAAAAATCCTGCTATCAAAACTACAATCGACGGACTTAATAAACTTTATAATGAGCAAGCGCCTTATGCCTTGAACAGAGCTTACTACAGTGAATTGCCGAGAAATGCGGAAACTTTGGCTTTAGGAAGTTTATTTGGGAGTTATGTAGAAGCTGTAGAAAACGGAACGTCTTCTCAGAAATCTCTGGATAATCTGAAATCCAGATTGTCTGAAATTTACAAAGATTATGAAAGCGGTCTTGATGCAAAAGTAACTGCAAAAGTGATTGCACTTTATGCCAACAAAACGCCTCAGCAGTTTTTACCAGCTGGTTTTGAAAAGTATAAAGATGTTAATCAAAACGTTTCTACCATAGAAAACTGGGCGAAAAATTCTGTAGTGATGGGAAGCGGAAAAGTGAACGGCGCAACAGTTTATTCTGATATTAATAAAGTTTTTGCAGATCAAAACACTTTGATTCAAGCGCTTAAAAATGATCCAATTGTTCAGCTTTACGCAGCTATCAAAGGAACTTATTTAAAAACAACGCACGATAAAGTGACGTCTTATCAAACTGAAATCGATGCGTTGCAGAAACAATTTATGGCTCAGCAAATGGAAACGGATAAAGACCGAAAATTCTTTCCGGATGCCAATTCTACGCTTCGTGTAACGTATGGAAAAGTGAAAGGTTCTAATCCACGAGATGCCGTTACTTATGGTTATCAAACGCATCTTTCTGGTGTGATGGAAAAATATATTCCTGGAGATTATGAATTTGATTTGCCTAAAAAACTAATCAATCTTTATAACACCAAAGATTACGGAATCTATAAAGATAAATCTGGTGATGTTCCGGTTAACTTTACAGCAACCAATCACACTACTGGTGGAAACTCCGGAAGCCCAGCTTTGGATGCTTACGGAAACCTTATCGGCCTTAACTTCGACAGACAATGGGAAGGCACAATGAGTGACATCAATTATGATCCCAAACTATGTAGAAATATTATGGTGGATACCAAATATATTCTTTTCGTGATTGACAAATATGCTGACGCAAAATGGTTAATCAACGAGATGAAAGTTGTGAAGTAA
- a CDS encoding phage tail protein has product MKNKNLIIIGLILLSLKSFAQSTPFLGQIAYVTFGYAPKGWAECNGQTLPINQNVALFSLLGTTYGGNGSTTFMLPNIQGRVILGNGQGPGLPNYLQGDIGGEENHTLTLNEMPTHNHSLLAVKANGNTSDPSLGVPADTKTLDKEYSTDLSSPALMKNDMLNNTGGSQPHPNIQPYITFKCIIALQGIYPSRP; this is encoded by the coding sequence ATGAAAAATAAAAATTTAATTATCATCGGTTTGATATTATTATCATTAAAAAGTTTTGCTCAGTCTACCCCATTTCTTGGGCAGATAGCTTATGTTACTTTTGGCTACGCACCCAAAGGTTGGGCTGAATGTAATGGTCAAACCTTACCAATTAATCAAAATGTAGCTTTGTTTTCACTTTTGGGAACTACCTATGGTGGGAATGGCAGTACTACTTTTATGTTGCCGAATATCCAGGGTAGGGTTATTTTAGGGAATGGTCAGGGACCTGGTTTACCCAATTATTTACAAGGCGATATTGGAGGAGAAGAAAATCACACGCTTACTTTGAACGAGATGCCAACACATAATCACAGCTTATTGGCTGTTAAAGCCAATGGTAACACCAGTGATCCAAGTTTGGGTGTACCAGCAGATACAAAAACTCTGGACAAAGAGTACAGCACAGACCTCAGCAGTCCAGCTCTTATGAAAAATGATATGCTTAATAATACAGGAGGTAGCCAACCACATCCGAACATCCAGCCTTACATCACTTTCAAATGTATTATTGCTTTACAGGGCATATATCCATCAAGACCTTAA
- a CDS encoding MFS transporter, which produces MNENITTDSVKKFLPLILGTAIFMQMLDSTILNTSLPSIARDLQESPLDMQNAIISYVLTLALFMPVSGFLADKFGTKKIFILSLVVFSVGSLFCSLSQNLTELVISRVIQGVGGSLMTPVGKLALIRAFNKNELLKAMNFAIIPALIGPVMGPLVGGYMVDYLTWHWIFLINIPIGILGIVLSLKYMPNYKSPVIDFDLKGFLIFALASLLLSSALELLGNAQNITPVLMIFFLGFLMLYFYYKHAKKDNNPIFPLNLFKVRTFRVGILGNLATRLGISSIPLLVPLMIQIAYGKSALTSGWIIAPMALTAMFGKSFVIGILDRFGYRKTLMVNTFTIGILICCLAIPSVQSSIYWFIPILLILGFFNSIQFTSMNTISIADLRPYQNSSGNSLVSVNQQFAVGFGIAFGLIVLKLFEGDTTLVKNQVHTAFRYTFLVVGFLTILSGLVFRRLNFRDGENMKSV; this is translated from the coding sequence ATGAACGAAAATATTACTACGGATTCTGTCAAAAAATTTCTTCCTCTGATTCTGGGAACGGCGATTTTTATGCAAATGTTAGATTCCACAATTCTGAATACGTCTTTGCCTTCCATCGCCAGAGATTTGCAGGAATCGCCTTTGGATATGCAAAATGCCATCATCAGTTACGTTCTGACTTTGGCCCTGTTTATGCCGGTCAGTGGATTTTTGGCGGACAAATTCGGAACCAAAAAAATCTTCATTCTTTCGCTGGTTGTTTTTTCAGTAGGTTCATTGTTCTGTTCATTATCACAAAATCTTACCGAATTGGTAATCTCAAGAGTAATTCAAGGTGTTGGCGGTAGTTTGATGACGCCGGTTGGGAAATTAGCATTGATTCGGGCTTTCAATAAAAATGAACTTTTGAAAGCAATGAATTTCGCCATTATTCCTGCATTGATTGGTCCGGTAATGGGACCTTTAGTAGGCGGATATATGGTAGATTATTTAACTTGGCACTGGATTTTTTTGATTAATATTCCAATAGGGATTCTCGGAATTGTTCTCAGTTTAAAATATATGCCGAATTACAAATCGCCAGTCATAGACTTTGATTTGAAGGGGTTTCTGATTTTTGCTTTGGCTTCTTTATTACTTTCAAGTGCATTGGAATTACTGGGAAATGCCCAAAATATCACGCCCGTTCTGATGATATTTTTTCTGGGATTTTTGATGCTCTATTTCTATTATAAACACGCTAAAAAAGATAATAATCCAATTTTTCCTCTCAATCTTTTTAAAGTTCGAACGTTCCGGGTCGGGATTCTTGGAAATTTAGCAACAAGACTAGGAATCAGTTCCATTCCGCTTTTGGTTCCGTTGATGATTCAGATTGCTTATGGAAAATCGGCGCTCACTTCTGGTTGGATTATTGCACCGATGGCTCTTACGGCAATGTTCGGGAAATCTTTTGTCATTGGAATTTTAGATAGATTTGGTTATCGCAAAACTTTGATGGTCAATACATTTACCATCGGGATTTTGATTTGTTGTCTGGCAATTCCGAGTGTTCAAAGTTCGATTTATTGGTTTATTCCGATTTTGTTGATTCTTGGTTTTTTCAACTCGATTCAATTTACTTCGATGAACACGATTTCTATTGCTGATCTGCGACCTTACCAAAATAGCAGTGGCAATTCTCTAGTTTCTGTTAATCAGCAGTTTGCGGTTGGATTCGGGATTGCATTTGGTCTGATTGTTTTGAAATTGTTTGAAGGTGACACCACTTTAGTTAAAAATCAAGTTCACACAGCTTTTCGATATACTTTTTTGGTGGTTGGATTTCTAACGATACTTTCCGGTTTGGTTTTCAGAAGATTGAATTTCCGTGATGGGGAAAATATGAAATCGGTTTAA
- a CDS encoding agmatine deiminase family protein, protein MVIDKDFNPLENGYTFPAEWEEHEATWLSWPHKEESWPERIDLIYPAYAQFIAELTKGEFVCINVKDHEMQAFAMEHISKAGADISKVEFYFHETNDAWCRDHGPAFLVNKNGEEPQKIIIDWGFNAWGGKYPPFELDDVIPTKIAEEKGLPVLYPGIIMEGGSVEFNGAGTVLTSKSCLLNENRNPHLSQEEVEEFLKKYYGQKQVLWVDDGIVGDDTDGHVDDTIRFVNENTVLTVIEDNKEDDNYEILQTNLRQLQEMTLLNGEKLNIIELPMPDPVYCDGQRLPASYANFYIANKSLIVPTYRCDKDEVALEIIQKCFPDRKVVGIDSTDIIWGLGSFHCLSQQEPLV, encoded by the coding sequence ATGGTTATAGATAAAGATTTTAATCCGTTAGAAAATGGATACACTTTCCCTGCCGAATGGGAAGAACACGAAGCAACCTGGCTATCCTGGCCTCACAAGGAAGAATCTTGGCCGGAAAGAATCGATTTGATTTACCCTGCTTACGCACAATTCATTGCTGAATTGACGAAAGGCGAATTTGTTTGCATCAATGTCAAAGACCATGAAATGCAGGCTTTCGCAATGGAACATATTTCCAAAGCCGGAGCAGATATTTCTAAAGTTGAATTCTACTTTCACGAAACCAATGACGCTTGGTGCAGAGACCACGGACCTGCTTTTTTAGTGAATAAAAACGGAGAAGAACCTCAAAAAATCATTATTGATTGGGGTTTCAATGCTTGGGGAGGAAAATATCCGCCATTCGAATTGGATGATGTAATTCCAACTAAAATTGCTGAAGAAAAAGGTTTGCCTGTTTTGTATCCTGGAATTATTATGGAAGGAGGTTCTGTTGAGTTTAACGGTGCTGGAACAGTTTTAACTTCCAAATCTTGTCTGCTTAATGAAAACAGAAATCCACATCTTTCGCAGGAAGAAGTAGAAGAGTTTCTGAAAAAATATTACGGACAAAAGCAAGTTCTTTGGGTAGATGACGGAATTGTAGGTGACGATACAGACGGTCACGTGGATGACACCATCAGATTTGTGAATGAAAATACAGTTCTGACCGTAATCGAAGATAATAAAGAAGATGATAATTACGAAATTCTTCAAACCAACCTTCGTCAACTGCAAGAAATGACTTTGCTGAATGGCGAAAAACTGAATATTATTGAATTGCCAATGCCAGACCCAGTGTATTGTGACGGACAAAGATTACCGGCGTCTTACGCTAATTTTTACATCGCCAACAAATCGCTTATTGTTCCGACTTATAGATGCGATAAAGATGAAGTGGCATTAGAAATTATCCAAAAATGTTTTCCAGATAGAAAAGTCGTTGGAATAGATTCTACTGATATTATTTGGGGATTGGGAAGTTTCCACTGTTTAAGTCAGCAAGAACCTTTGGTATAG
- a CDS encoding MepB family protein encodes MIKELQHLNDLILKELNLQLSEITPDLECEEYSGFNFKINQTTFKFRKSKLTPKKIGQFVTFWKRDLDGKTVPFDVNDDFDFYIISIEESENSGFFVFPKVILEKENLISGEQKTGKRGFRIYADWHFPNSKQAEKTKLWQTEYFINYSDSDELIFNQFRKITKL; translated from the coding sequence ATGATAAAAGAACTACAACATTTAAATGATTTAATTTTAAAAGAATTAAATCTTCAACTTTCGGAAATCACTCCAGATTTGGAATGTGAGGAATATTCTGGTTTTAATTTTAAAATTAATCAAACCACGTTTAAATTCCGAAAGTCAAAACTGACACCGAAGAAGATTGGTCAATTTGTAACCTTTTGGAAAAGAGATTTGGATGGAAAAACGGTTCCTTTTGATGTTAATGATGATTTTGACTTTTATATAATTTCGATTGAAGAAAGCGAGAACTCTGGGTTTTTCGTGTTTCCGAAAGTTATTCTAGAAAAAGAAAATTTAATTTCCGGCGAACAAAAAACTGGTAAAAGGGGTTTTAGAATTTATGCAGATTGGCATTTCCCGAATAGCAAGCAGGCTGAAAAAACAAAACTCTGGCAAACCGAGTATTTCATCAATTATTCTGATTCAGATGAATTAATTTTTAATCAATTTAGAAAAATTACAAAGCTCTAA
- a CDS encoding DUF5723 family protein: MLKLFCLGLIVFCIVKITAQNNFTFTNDSYSGINSAIFSPTQPFLNPNPWDVNLVSADLFLQNDYTYISKQSLFGLAGTPIQLANPKRGITGETQPGVFDFYNKENASLMFNSDILGPSFSMTANIKEKKYVFGFFSRLRSQASVLDLDNYLRFGNEMIKQPEFYEMKPFSSIAMNWNEIGLNAATTIFPTSDKQWILGLNLKYEMGLDAANIISHQDIKLTATEPAIGDNPELMNIYASDYNVSVNYITNYNSETKRYDYKQNGSGLGLDLALTMIDKNPREDEYQTKFSFNILDLGYVNFKQGSNHSFVNGNTVWLQNNPNLEDQEFESPEQYLKLLSKEAYGDENKSFVGNGFKIGLPTSINLNYSQRIKENHFVNFNWIQRVPVFENSVKRNNILNANYSVQKAAIGYGISTTLSEYKSLQFGGYFRIGPLILGSENAFPLLFKQKHLHAANFYIAIKLYPFWDNEMKRHRRQECDCEK; the protein is encoded by the coding sequence ATGTTGAAATTATTTTGTTTGGGGTTGATTGTGTTCTGTATTGTAAAAATTACAGCCCAGAATAATTTTACTTTTACCAATGATAGTTACAGCGGCATTAATTCTGCTATTTTTTCGCCAACACAGCCTTTTCTCAATCCAAATCCTTGGGATGTAAATTTGGTTTCTGCAGATCTTTTTCTTCAGAATGATTACACTTACATTTCTAAACAAAGCCTTTTCGGTTTAGCAGGAACGCCAATACAATTAGCCAACCCAAAACGCGGAATTACCGGAGAAACTCAACCAGGTGTTTTTGATTTTTATAATAAAGAGAATGCCAGTCTAATGTTCAATTCAGATATTCTTGGACCTTCGTTTTCTATGACAGCTAATATCAAAGAAAAAAAATATGTGTTTGGATTCTTCAGTCGTTTGAGATCACAAGCTTCTGTTCTGGATTTGGACAACTATCTTCGATTTGGTAACGAAATGATTAAACAACCTGAGTTTTACGAAATGAAACCATTCTCTTCAATTGCTATGAACTGGAATGAAATTGGATTAAATGCGGCAACCACAATTTTCCCAACTTCTGACAAACAATGGATTCTAGGATTAAATTTGAAATACGAAATGGGATTAGACGCTGCTAATATCATCAGTCATCAGGATATAAAGCTAACTGCAACAGAACCTGCGATTGGCGACAATCCTGAATTAATGAATATCTATGCATCGGATTATAATGTTTCTGTCAATTACATTACAAATTATAATTCAGAAACAAAACGCTATGATTATAAACAAAATGGTTCTGGTTTGGGTTTGGATTTGGCACTTACAATGATTGATAAAAATCCGAGAGAAGATGAATATCAAACTAAATTTTCTTTTAATATTTTGGATTTAGGTTATGTCAATTTCAAACAAGGATCAAATCATAGTTTTGTCAATGGAAATACCGTGTGGTTGCAGAATAATCCCAATCTGGAGGATCAGGAATTTGAAAGTCCAGAACAATATTTAAAACTATTAAGCAAAGAAGCTTATGGTGACGAAAACAAATCTTTTGTAGGTAATGGCTTTAAAATTGGTTTGCCGACGAGTATTAATTTAAATTACAGTCAAAGAATTAAAGAAAATCATTTTGTTAATTTCAACTGGATACAACGTGTTCCGGTTTTTGAAAATTCTGTGAAACGGAATAATATTCTTAATGCCAATTATTCAGTTCAGAAAGCTGCTATTGGTTACGGAATTTCTACAACTTTGTCAGAGTATAAGAGTCTTCAGTTTGGTGGCTATTTCAGAATCGGACCATTGATTCTTGGAAGTGAGAATGCTTTTCCTTTATTATTCAAGCAGAAACATCTTCACGCTGCTAATTTTTATATTGCCATCAAGCTATATCCTTTTTGGGATAATGAAATGAAACGCCACAGGAGACAAGAGTGTGATTGTGAGAAATAG
- a CDS encoding phage tail protein, whose amino-acid sequence MKKFKLLIIGAFMITVKISAQSEPFVGQIMFVPYNFAPVGWRDCDGSILSIAEYSTLFQLIGTTYGGNGQTTFALPDMRGRVVIDDGNGAGLSPYVLGQKGGTETVTLTVNQMPSHTHNVVGSNLNGNSSSPTNAVPANTRILDPEYSDATSDTTMKTNTVSNNGGSQPHNNMMPTTAMKCVIATEGIFPSQN is encoded by the coding sequence ATGAAAAAATTTAAACTTTTAATTATTGGAGCATTTATGATTACAGTAAAAATAAGTGCACAAAGTGAACCATTTGTGGGACAAATTATGTTTGTTCCGTACAACTTTGCACCAGTTGGCTGGCGCGATTGCGATGGATCTATACTCAGTATTGCAGAGTATTCTACTTTATTTCAGCTAATCGGAACAACTTATGGTGGAAATGGGCAGACAACTTTCGCTTTACCGGATATGAGAGGCAGAGTTGTTATAGATGATGGAAATGGAGCTGGTCTTAGTCCATATGTACTTGGACAAAAGGGAGGTACAGAAACTGTAACATTAACAGTCAATCAAATGCCATCTCACACTCATAATGTTGTAGGATCTAATTTGAACGGAAATAGCAGCTCGCCAACCAATGCGGTACCGGCTAATACAAGAATATTAGATCCAGAATATTCTGATGCAACTTCCGATACAACTATGAAGACCAATACTGTATCAAACAATGGTGGATCTCAACCGCATAACAATATGATGCCTACAACAGCAATGAAATGTGTAATCGCTACAGAAGGCATTTTCCCATCACAAAACTAA
- a CDS encoding phage tail protein, whose protein sequence is MKTSKLFFLMFMIAINSKLSAQDGSQYVGQIAWVSFTFVPTGWAECNGALLPIQQNTALFALLGTQYGGNGTTNFALPDFRGRTLIGSGDGPGLTPQSNGEMTGENQTTLNILNLPSHNHSAKAVKAVGNKNMPGSNLPANTGDEDQEYSTATPDTTFSAQAIQPSGSGQAHNNMQPYGTLKCIIALNGVFPQRP, encoded by the coding sequence ATGAAAACAAGTAAACTATTTTTTTTGATGTTTATGATTGCAATAAACTCAAAACTCTCCGCACAAGATGGCTCACAATACGTTGGGCAAATCGCCTGGGTGTCATTTACATTTGTACCAACAGGCTGGGCAGAGTGCAATGGTGCATTGCTTCCCATACAACAAAACACAGCTCTATTTGCCTTACTAGGAACACAATACGGCGGTAATGGTACAACCAATTTTGCACTTCCCGATTTCCGAGGACGAACGCTTATAGGTTCTGGAGACGGACCAGGACTAACACCGCAATCTAATGGCGAAATGACAGGAGAAAATCAAACAACTCTTAATATTCTTAATCTACCTTCACATAATCATTCTGCAAAAGCTGTAAAAGCTGTTGGTAATAAAAACATGCCAGGAAGCAATTTGCCTGCAAACACGGGAGATGAGGATCAGGAATATTCTACTGCTACACCAGACACTACTTTTAGTGCGCAGGCTATCCAACCTAGCGGATCTGGCCAGGCTCATAATAATATGCAGCCTTATGGTACTTTAAAATGTATTATTGCTTTAAACGGAGTATTTCCTCAACGTCCTTAA
- a CDS encoding T9SS type A sorting domain-containing protein, which produces MKKIYLLSTILLSAVVLAQDITFSGCTNLFGTANYLFTKETNPDTYGKRIYVTSPVTGDQPCGGLGTCEFKIQWNNSLSRWEFLADEGDGTFTSPYLIYYNSTGNSTAPNPPSNNVGTWVENTSVTEGACGGNLTTSNSNFSGDVHTTTLAVDETNSGKALLFPNPVVDNIGIQGIGNAKEYQIVGMSGQIIRSSKFENKINVKDLESGVYQLIIITGDSKTHQFRFIKK; this is translated from the coding sequence ATGAAAAAAATATATTTATTATCAACAATATTACTGTCTGCTGTGGTTCTCGCACAGGATATAACATTCAGTGGATGTACAAATTTATTTGGTACTGCCAATTATCTTTTTACCAAGGAAACCAATCCCGATACTTATGGCAAAAGAATCTACGTAACGTCACCAGTAACGGGAGATCAACCTTGTGGAGGTTTGGGAACTTGCGAATTCAAAATACAATGGAACAACTCGCTTTCCAGATGGGAATTTTTGGCTGACGAAGGTGACGGAACTTTTACCAGTCCATATCTCATATATTATAATTCCACAGGAAACAGTACAGCACCTAATCCGCCAAGTAATAATGTTGGAACTTGGGTAGAAAACACATCGGTAACAGAAGGTGCTTGTGGTGGAAATCTGACAACATCCAATTCCAATTTTTCAGGCGATGTTCATACAACAACTTTAGCCGTTGATGAAACCAATAGTGGCAAAGCACTTCTATTTCCTAATCCTGTTGTGGATAATATCGGTATCCAAGGTATTGGAAATGCAAAAGAATATCAAATAGTAGGTATGAGTGGACAAATAATAAGATCTTCAAAATTTGAAAATAAAATTAATGTCAAGGATTTGGAATCCGGAGTTTATCAATTGATAATTATCACGGGCGATTCCAAAACGCATCAGTTTAGATTTATAAAAAAGTAA
- a CDS encoding acyl-CoA thioesterase has product MNYHTRKWIKPEDLNPNHSLFGGRLLQWIDEEAALYAIIQLENSRAVTKYISEINFVSSAKQGDIIEIGIEAVEFGRTSLTLRCEVRNKMTHQKIITIDKLVFVALGEDGLPKPHGKTKIEYVEDRLYVKNTNPEL; this is encoded by the coding sequence ATGAATTATCATACCAGAAAATGGATTAAACCAGAAGACCTTAACCCAAATCACTCACTTTTTGGAGGAAGACTTTTGCAGTGGATTGATGAAGAAGCTGCACTTTATGCCATTATTCAGTTAGAAAATTCGAGGGCGGTAACAAAGTATATTTCAGAAATCAATTTTGTAAGCTCTGCAAAACAAGGCGATATTATTGAAATCGGGATTGAAGCCGTGGAATTTGGTAGAACTTCTCTGACATTACGATGTGAAGTTCGAAATAAAATGACACATCAGAAAATCATTACGATTGATAAATTGGTTTTCGTGGCTCTTGGCGAAGATGGATTACCCAAACCGCACGGAAAAACAAAAATCGAATATGTTGAGGATAGGCTTTATGTTAAAAATACAAATCCAGAATTATAA